One Coffea arabica cultivar ET-39 chromosome 5c, Coffea Arabica ET-39 HiFi, whole genome shotgun sequence DNA window includes the following coding sequences:
- the LOC113690913 gene encoding pentatricopeptide repeat-containing protein At2g41080-like isoform X2: MNQHKCMGLLTSTIRLPLHNFTSHSFSTKSLTAEFKNLCSRGHIDEAFTNFTSLIWSYPPLFSDLLKACIQTQSFSLAKQLHSLILTAGCFKEKFVVNHLLNAYSKLGRLDAAVSLFEKMPNRNTMSFNILIGGFIQHGDLDSAFKLFDEMGDRNLATWNAMIVGTVQFEFNEDGLSLFSRMHKLGFLPDVFTLGSVLRGCAGLKDLNKGKQVHGYVVKSGFEMNLIVGSSLGHMYMRSGSLKEGEKVIRLMPMHSVAVLNTLIAGRSQNGCSEGALDIYNIMRMSGFRPDKITFVSVISSCSELATLGQGQQIHADVIKVFEEREGADLVLWSSIIAAYGFHGRGKEAVELFDRMEHEGLEPNDVTFLSLLYACSHCGMKEKGLELFKVMVEKYGLEPQLEHYTCVVDLLGRSGCLDEAEGYIRSMPIKADAVIWKTLLSACKIHKDSDMAKRIGEEVLKIDPRDSSAYVLLANIQASTRRWKDVSELRKAMRDQNVKKEPGISWLEIKNQIYQFIMGDKSHPLAQEIENYLNELMEEIRIEGYVPDIGSVLHDMDVEEKEYNLVHHSEKLAIAFALMNTPKGFPIRVMKNLRVCSDCHVAIKYISKVKNREIIVRDNSRFHHFKNGYCSCGDYW; encoded by the exons ATGAACCAACACAAATGCATGGGCCTTTTGACTTCAACAATTCGCCTTCCCCTCCATAATTTTACCTCCCATTCTTTCAGCACAAAATCATTAACAGCAGAGTTCAAAAACCTCTGCTCAAGAGGCCACATTGACGAAGCCTTCACCAACTTCACTTCTTTGATATGGTCATATCCGCCTCTCTTTTCTGACCTCCTAAAAGCATGCATCCAAACCCAATCTTTCTCCCTTGCCAAGCAACTCCATTCTCTCATCTTGACGGCTGGCTGCTTCAAGGAAAAGTTTGTAGTCAACCATCTCCTCAATGCGTACTCCAAATTAGGCCGTTTGGACGCCGCAGTCTCACTGTTCGAAAAAATGCCCAACAGAAATACTATGTCGTTTAACATTTTAATTGGAGGGTTCATTCAGCATGGTGATTTGGATAGTGCGTTTAAGCTGTTTGATGAAATGGGTGATAGGAATTTAGCCACTTGGAATGCGATGATCGTTGGTACGGTCCAGTTCGAGTTTAACGAAGATGGGTTGAGTTTGTTTTCCAGAATGCACAAGTTGGGATTTTTACCTGATGTATTCACTCTTGGGAGTGTTTTGAGAGGGTGTGCTGGGTTGAAGGACTTGAATAAGGGAAAGCAAGTTCATGGATATGTGGTTAAGTCAGGTTTCGAGATGAATTTGATTGTTGGAAGTTCGTTAGGTCATATGTATATGAGATCAGGGAGCTTAAAGGAAGGGGAGAAAGTTATTAGATTGATGCCGATGCATAGTGTGGCTGTTCTCAATACACTTATTGCAGGGAGGTCCCAAAATGGGTGTTCAGAGGGTGCCTTGGATATTTACAACATAATGAGAATGTCTGGGTTTAGGCCGGATAAGATCACATTTGTGAGCGTGATCAGTTCATGTTCTGAGCTGGCCACACTTGGGCAGGGCCAGCAGATTCATGCTGATGTCATCAAG GTTTTTGAGGAAAGAGAGGGAGCTGATCTTGTTTTGTGGAGTTCTATAATTGCTGCTTATGGATTTCACGGAAGAGGAAAGGAAGCTGTGGAATTGTTTGATAGGATGGAGCACGAAGGTTTGGAGCCGAATGATGTCACTTTCTTGAGTTTACTATATGCTTGTAGTCATTGCGGAATGAAAGAAAAGGGACTTGAGTTATTCAAGGTGATGGTGGAAAAGTATGGACTGGAGCCTCAATTAGAGCATTATACATGTGTTGTGGATCTACTTGGTAGATCAGGCTGTTTAGACGAGGCAGAAGGCTATATTAGATCAATGCCAATCAAGGCAGATGCTGTTATATGGAAGACTTTGTTATCAGCCTGTAAGATTCATAAAGATTCAGATATGGCTAAAAGGATAGGTGAAGAAGTTTTGAAAATTGATCCTCGAGATTCTTCCGCCTATGTTCTCCTTGCAAATATTCAGGCCTCTACCAGAAGATGGAAGGATGTTTCAGAGTTGCGAAAAGCAATGAGAGATCAAAATGTGAAGAAGGAGCCAGGCATAAGCTGGTTGGAGATAAAGAACCAGATTTATCAGTTCATTATGGGTGATAAATCTCATCCGCTGGCACAGGAGATTGAGAATTACTTGAATGAACTGATGGAAGAAATAAGAATAGAAGGTTATGTGCCTGATATTGGCTCAGTGTTGCATGACATGGATGTGGAGGAAAAGGAGTACAACCTAGTGCACCACAGTGAGAAGCTGGCAATTGCTTTTGCTCTGATGAA
- the LOC113690913 gene encoding pentatricopeptide repeat-containing protein At2g41080-like isoform X1 encodes MNQHKCMGLLTSTIRLPLHNFTSHSFSTKSLTAEFKNLCSRGHIDEAFTNFTSLIWSYPPLFSDLLKACIQTQSFSLAKQLHSLILTAGCFKEKFVVNHLLNAYSKLGRLDAAVSLFEKMPNRNTMSFNILIGGFIQHGDLDSAFKLFDEMGDRNLATWNAMIVGTVQFEFNEDGLSLFSRMHKLGFLPDVFTLGSVLRGCAGLKDLNKGKQVHGYVVKSGFEMNLIVGSSLGHMYMRSGSLKEGEKVIRLMPMHSVAVLNTLIAGRSQNGCSEGALDIYNIMRMSGFRPDKITFVSVISSCSELATLGQGQQIHADVIKVGALSVVPVISSLVSMYSRSGCLDDAVKVFEEREGADLVLWSSIIAAYGFHGRGKEAVELFDRMEHEGLEPNDVTFLSLLYACSHCGMKEKGLELFKVMVEKYGLEPQLEHYTCVVDLLGRSGCLDEAEGYIRSMPIKADAVIWKTLLSACKIHKDSDMAKRIGEEVLKIDPRDSSAYVLLANIQASTRRWKDVSELRKAMRDQNVKKEPGISWLEIKNQIYQFIMGDKSHPLAQEIENYLNELMEEIRIEGYVPDIGSVLHDMDVEEKEYNLVHHSEKLAIAFALMNTPKGFPIRVMKNLRVCSDCHVAIKYISKVKNREIIVRDNSRFHHFKNGYCSCGDYW; translated from the coding sequence ATGAACCAACACAAATGCATGGGCCTTTTGACTTCAACAATTCGCCTTCCCCTCCATAATTTTACCTCCCATTCTTTCAGCACAAAATCATTAACAGCAGAGTTCAAAAACCTCTGCTCAAGAGGCCACATTGACGAAGCCTTCACCAACTTCACTTCTTTGATATGGTCATATCCGCCTCTCTTTTCTGACCTCCTAAAAGCATGCATCCAAACCCAATCTTTCTCCCTTGCCAAGCAACTCCATTCTCTCATCTTGACGGCTGGCTGCTTCAAGGAAAAGTTTGTAGTCAACCATCTCCTCAATGCGTACTCCAAATTAGGCCGTTTGGACGCCGCAGTCTCACTGTTCGAAAAAATGCCCAACAGAAATACTATGTCGTTTAACATTTTAATTGGAGGGTTCATTCAGCATGGTGATTTGGATAGTGCGTTTAAGCTGTTTGATGAAATGGGTGATAGGAATTTAGCCACTTGGAATGCGATGATCGTTGGTACGGTCCAGTTCGAGTTTAACGAAGATGGGTTGAGTTTGTTTTCCAGAATGCACAAGTTGGGATTTTTACCTGATGTATTCACTCTTGGGAGTGTTTTGAGAGGGTGTGCTGGGTTGAAGGACTTGAATAAGGGAAAGCAAGTTCATGGATATGTGGTTAAGTCAGGTTTCGAGATGAATTTGATTGTTGGAAGTTCGTTAGGTCATATGTATATGAGATCAGGGAGCTTAAAGGAAGGGGAGAAAGTTATTAGATTGATGCCGATGCATAGTGTGGCTGTTCTCAATACACTTATTGCAGGGAGGTCCCAAAATGGGTGTTCAGAGGGTGCCTTGGATATTTACAACATAATGAGAATGTCTGGGTTTAGGCCGGATAAGATCACATTTGTGAGCGTGATCAGTTCATGTTCTGAGCTGGCCACACTTGGGCAGGGCCAGCAGATTCATGCTGATGTCATCAAGGTTGGCGCCCTTTCTGTCGTTCCTGTtattagttcattagttagcaTGTACTCACGAAGTGGTTGTTTGGATGATGCTGTGAAGGTTTTTGAGGAAAGAGAGGGAGCTGATCTTGTTTTGTGGAGTTCTATAATTGCTGCTTATGGATTTCACGGAAGAGGAAAGGAAGCTGTGGAATTGTTTGATAGGATGGAGCACGAAGGTTTGGAGCCGAATGATGTCACTTTCTTGAGTTTACTATATGCTTGTAGTCATTGCGGAATGAAAGAAAAGGGACTTGAGTTATTCAAGGTGATGGTGGAAAAGTATGGACTGGAGCCTCAATTAGAGCATTATACATGTGTTGTGGATCTACTTGGTAGATCAGGCTGTTTAGACGAGGCAGAAGGCTATATTAGATCAATGCCAATCAAGGCAGATGCTGTTATATGGAAGACTTTGTTATCAGCCTGTAAGATTCATAAAGATTCAGATATGGCTAAAAGGATAGGTGAAGAAGTTTTGAAAATTGATCCTCGAGATTCTTCCGCCTATGTTCTCCTTGCAAATATTCAGGCCTCTACCAGAAGATGGAAGGATGTTTCAGAGTTGCGAAAAGCAATGAGAGATCAAAATGTGAAGAAGGAGCCAGGCATAAGCTGGTTGGAGATAAAGAACCAGATTTATCAGTTCATTATGGGTGATAAATCTCATCCGCTGGCACAGGAGATTGAGAATTACTTGAATGAACTGATGGAAGAAATAAGAATAGAAGGTTATGTGCCTGATATTGGCTCAGTGTTGCATGACATGGATGTGGAGGAAAAGGAGTACAACCTAGTGCACCACAGTGAGAAGCTGGCAATTGCTTTTGCTCTGATGAA
- the LOC113690226 gene encoding ATP-dependent zinc metalloprotease FTSH 2, chloroplastic, with translation MASSSVSVVGNGLSSHSGFSKEIYGRQLCLASNLPSLSRRSKVIIVKSSLDQRSHEGRRGFLKLLLGNVGLGGAALLNDGKAYADEQGVSNSRMSYSRFLEYLDKDRVNRVDLYENGTIAIVEAVSPELGNRVQRVRVQLPGLPQELLQKFREKNIDFAAHNAQEDSGSLLFNLIGNLAFPLILIGGLFLLSRRSSGGMGGPGGPGFPLAFGQSKAKFQMEPNTGVTFDDVAGVDEAKQDFMEVVEFLKKPERFTAVGARIPKGVLLVGPPGTGKTLLAKAIAGEAGVPFFSISGSEFVEMFVGVGASRVRDLFKKAKENAPCIVFVDEIDAVGRQRGTGIGGGNDEREQTLNQLLTEMDGFEGNTGIIVIAATNRADILDSALLRPGRFDRQVTVDVPDIRGRTEILKVHASNKKFDSDVSLEVIAMRTPGFSGADLANLLNEAAILAGRRGKAAISSKEIDDSIDRIVAGMEGTVMTDGKSKSLVAYHEVGHAVCGTLTPGHDAVQKVTLVPRGQARGLTWFIPADDPTLISKQQLFARIVGGLGGRAAEEVIFGEPEVTTGAAGDLYQITGLAKQMVVTFGMSDIGPWSLMDSSAQSGDVIMRMMARNSMSEKLAEDIDAAVKRISDTAYEVALIHIRNNREAIDKIVEVLLEKETLTGDEFRAILSEFVEIPAENRVPPAVPTPVAV, from the exons ATGGCATCATCATCAGTATCTGTAGTGGGAAATGGTCTATCTTCCCATTCTGGTTTTAGCAAAGAAATATATGGCAGGCAGCTTTGCTTAGCCTCAAACCTCCCATCACTGAGTAGAAGATCTAAGGTCATCATAGTAAAATCATCCCTTGACCAGAGATCACATGAAGGGAGGAGAGGCTTCCTGAAACTGTTGCTGGGAAATGTAGGATTAGGTGGAGCAGCATTACTTAATGATGGAAAAGCTTATGCCGATGAGCAAGGGGTTTCTAATTCAAGGATGTCTTATTCTAGATTTTTGGAGTATTTGGACAAGGATAGAGTGAATAGAGTAGATCTGTATGAAAATGGAACTATTGCTATTGTTGAGGCAGTCTCCCCTGAGTTGGGTAACCGGGTGCAGAGAGTTCGTGTGCAACTTCCAGGACTTCCACAAGAGCTTCTTCAGAAATTTAGAGAAAAGAACATTGACTTTGCTGCTCACAATGCTCAAGAGGACTCTGGTTCTCTGTTGTTCAACTTGATTGGAAACTTGGCCTTCCCACTGATCTTGATTGGAGGTCTATTCCTACTTTCAAGGCGATCTTCTGGAGGGATGGGTGGTCCTGGTGGGCCCGGTTTTCCATTGGCCTTTGGTCAATCAAAAGCCAAGTTCCAAATGGAACCAAACACTGGTGTGACCTTTGATGATGTTGCAGGGGTGGATGAAGCAAAACAAGATTTTATGGAGGTTGTGGAGTTCTTGAAGAAGCCTGAAAGGTTTACTGCCGTGGGAGCTCGTATCCCTAAGGGGGTCCTTCTTGTTGGTCCTCCAGGTACTGGAAAGACCCTCCTGGCTAAAGCTATTGCTGGTGAAGCGGGTGTTCCATTTTTCTCGATTTCAGGTTCAGAGTTCGTAGAGATGTTTGTTGGTGTTGGTGCCTCTCGTGTCCGTGATCTTTTCAAGAAAGCGAAGGAGAACGCTCCATGCATTGTATTTGTTGATGAAATTGATGCTGTTGGGCGCCAAAGAGGAACTGGCATTGGAGGAGGCAACGATGAAAGAGAACAGACCCTCAACCAGCTTTTGACAGAAATGGATGGTTTTGAAGGAAACACTGGCATTATTGTAATTGCGGCTACTAACCGTGCTGACATTCTTGACTCTGCCCTGTTGAGACCAGGACGTTTTGATAGACAG GTAACCGTTGATGTGCCAGATATTCGGGGAAGAACAGAAATTCTGAAAGTTCATGCTAGCAATAAAAAATTTGATTCAGATGTGTCTCTTGAAGTGATAGCCATGAGAACACCTGGTTTTAGTGGAGCAGATCTTGCTAATCTCTTAAATGAGGCTGCTATCTTGGCTGGCCGACGTGGGAAGGCAGCAATCTCATCAAAAGAGATCGACGATTCAATTGATAGAATAGTTGCAGGAATGGAAGGGACAGTTATGACTGATGGCAAGAGCAAAAGTCTGGTTGCATACCATGAAGTTGGGCATGCTGTCTGTGG AACTCTCACTCCAGGGCATGATGCTGTTCAGAAGGTCACCCTAGTCCCACGTGGTCAGGCTCGGGGTCTGACCTGGTTTATTCCTGCAGATGACCCAACCTTGATCTCCAAGCAGCAACTCTTTGCTAGAATTGTTGGGGGGCTTGGTGGAAGAGCTGCTGAGGAAGTGATCTTTGGCGAGCCTGAGGTGACAACAGGTGCTGCTGGTGATTTGTATCAGATTACTGGTTTGGCCAAACAG ATGGTGGTCACCTTTGGCATGTCAGATATTGGCCCGTGGTCTTTGATGGACTCATCAGCTCAAAGTGGCGACGTCATTATGCGAATGATGGCTAGGAATTCAATGTCCGAGAAGCTTGCTGAAGACATTGATGCTGCTGTCAAGAGAATTTCAGATACTGCGTATGAGGTTGCTTTAATCCACATTAGGAATAACCGCGAAGCAATTGATAAAATTGTTGAAGTCCTCCTTGAGAAAGAGACGTTGACTGGAGATGAATTCCGAGCAATCCTCTCTGAGTTTGTCGAAATTCCAGCTGAGAACAGGGTTCCTCCTGCTGTACCAACACCAGTAGCTGTATAA
- the LOC113689490 gene encoding nifU-like protein 3, chloroplastic isoform X1, which produces MMDAFSGANSQTNFLKPIPTSLITHHSSQHSSPACLSLLKNPCSDSCSIASKQSSFLRGQFKTGHLLGFNSNQRHRKHAGTVVSPSCVLPLTEENVEKVLDEVRPGLMADGGNVALHEIDGLVVVLKLQGACGSCPSSTMTLKMGIETRLRDKIPEILEVEQIVDTETGLELNGENVEKVLSEIRPYLAGTGGGELELVQINDYVVKVRLSGPAAGVMTVRVALTQKLREKIPAIAAVQLIE; this is translated from the exons ATGATGGATGCATTCTCTGGTGCCAACTCCCAAACCAATTTTCTCAAACCAATACCAACCTCATTAATAACACACCATTCATCACAGCATTCCTCTCCTGCCTGTTTATCCCTCctcaag AATCCCTGCTCGGATAGCTGCTCAATTGCATCAAAACAATCTTCATTTCTAAGAGGGCAATTCAAAACTGGGCACTTGCTTggtttcaattcaaatcaaagaCATAGAAAGCATGCAG GGACTGTGGTTTCACCTAGTTGTGTACTGCCACTTACTGAGGAGAATGTTGAGAAGGTATTGGATGAAGTAAGGCCAGGCCTAATGGCTGACGGAGGAAACGTAGCCTTACATGAGATTGATGGTCTTGTGGTTGTATTAAAGCTGCAAGGAGCATGCGGGTCTTGTCCTAGTTCAACAATGACACTGAAGATGGGGATTGAAACTCGGCTTCGTGATAAGATTCCAGAAATACTAGAAGTGGAACAGATTGTTGATACGGAAACTGGCCTTGAATTGAATGGGGAGAACGTTGAGAAG GTTCTTTCAGAGATTAGACCCTATCTGGCTGGCACAGGTGGTGGAGAACTGGAGCTCGTTCAGATTAATGACTACGTGGTGAAAGTTCGGTTAAGTGGCCCTGCAGCAGGCGTAATGACAGTCCGAGTAGCTCTAACACAAAAGTTGAGAGAAAAGATACCTGCAATAGCTGCTGTTCAGTTGATAGAATGA
- the LOC113689490 gene encoding nifU-like protein 3, chloroplastic isoform X2, producing the protein MMDAFSGANSQTNFLKPIPTSLITHHSSQHSSPACLSLLKNPCSDSCSIASKQSSFLRGQFKTGHLLGFNSNQRHRKHAGTVVSPSCVLPLTEENVEKVLDEVRPGLMADGGNVALHEIDGLVVVLKLQGACGSCPSSTMTLKMGIETRLRDKIPEILEVEQIVDTETGLELNGENVEKVLLRL; encoded by the exons ATGATGGATGCATTCTCTGGTGCCAACTCCCAAACCAATTTTCTCAAACCAATACCAACCTCATTAATAACACACCATTCATCACAGCATTCCTCTCCTGCCTGTTTATCCCTCctcaag AATCCCTGCTCGGATAGCTGCTCAATTGCATCAAAACAATCTTCATTTCTAAGAGGGCAATTCAAAACTGGGCACTTGCTTggtttcaattcaaatcaaagaCATAGAAAGCATGCAG GGACTGTGGTTTCACCTAGTTGTGTACTGCCACTTACTGAGGAGAATGTTGAGAAGGTATTGGATGAAGTAAGGCCAGGCCTAATGGCTGACGGAGGAAACGTAGCCTTACATGAGATTGATGGTCTTGTGGTTGTATTAAAGCTGCAAGGAGCATGCGGGTCTTGTCCTAGTTCAACAATGACACTGAAGATGGGGATTGAAACTCGGCTTCGTGATAAGATTCCAGAAATACTAGAAGTGGAACAGATTGTTGATACGGAAACTGGCCTTGAATTGAATGGGGAGAACGTTGAGAAG GTACTCTTGCGTCTGTGA